The Grimontia kaedaensis genome has a window encoding:
- a CDS encoding ABC transporter substrate-binding protein has product MKTVKTLLKGVLIFALFAPVAVWAKPVPNSHLKVFIPSLPYIYISHSINAALLRPANNDKGWEYDMAVAHRKIDDKTYEFDLRQGVKFQDGSPFNADAVIMNMEYFKKEPFLFTKIDSVFDRAEKVDDYTVRFHLTEKYGQFLNDAIWIQFYTQPYLEKYGWNGKPTCPNLAEPGPYGLGPYILREGYIEGDRQTPKAVLVANPNYWNPEYPKIETVTVFTELDSKVALEMAADKEGQLDIMPIPVSEKDRIISSRYSKLVTAPSTDNIAIHMNLRNGNKRLMDEEVRVALNKAIDQRRLLNKYYQGEGQIKPTLAAPLYPGVDKVVRNLKAYSEVQDPKAIRDDLKAKLSGLELNVYTQDRFMYIWKGIDRDLRKVGVKLNFDITSSEKDVFGQLLATNARKNTKEWDLLVWGDDDWYYNHPWSAFLVYRTHNYWSTIFPDSKLDGYIEEMFRESVGTPAFDQVTEKIMNHVYNSGYMLFVPTPNKVLAVNKEVTYTPYRMANMPLWEIEVSPSHWSVR; this is encoded by the coding sequence ATGAAGACAGTCAAAACGTTGTTAAAAGGTGTTTTAATTTTTGCTCTTTTCGCTCCAGTGGCCGTTTGGGCCAAGCCAGTCCCTAACTCTCACCTCAAGGTTTTTATTCCGAGCCTTCCTTATATCTATATTTCCCACTCTATTAATGCCGCCTTGCTTCGTCCAGCAAATAACGACAAAGGCTGGGAATACGATATGGCGGTAGCGCACCGCAAAATCGATGATAAAACCTACGAGTTCGATCTTCGCCAAGGTGTGAAATTTCAGGATGGTAGCCCGTTTAATGCGGATGCCGTCATTATGAACATGGAATATTTCAAAAAAGAACCATTCCTGTTTACGAAAATCGACAGCGTTTTTGACCGTGCAGAGAAAGTTGATGATTACACGGTCCGTTTCCACCTGACTGAGAAATATGGCCAGTTCTTGAATGACGCCATTTGGATCCAGTTCTACACCCAGCCTTACCTAGAAAAATACGGTTGGAACGGCAAACCAACCTGCCCCAATCTGGCTGAGCCCGGACCATACGGCTTGGGGCCTTACATTCTGAGAGAAGGTTATATCGAAGGGGATCGCCAAACACCCAAAGCGGTATTGGTTGCTAACCCAAATTACTGGAATCCCGAATACCCAAAAATTGAAACCGTGACCGTTTTTACCGAGCTCGACAGCAAAGTGGCCTTAGAGATGGCAGCTGATAAAGAAGGTCAGTTAGACATCATGCCCATCCCGGTATCAGAGAAAGACCGCATTATCAGTTCGCGGTATTCGAAGCTGGTGACCGCTCCATCAACAGATAACATTGCCATCCACATGAACCTTCGAAATGGTAACAAGCGCTTGATGGATGAAGAAGTCCGCGTCGCTCTGAACAAAGCTATCGACCAACGCAGGCTACTGAACAAATACTACCAAGGCGAAGGTCAAATCAAGCCAACACTGGCAGCCCCGCTCTACCCCGGCGTCGATAAAGTCGTCAGAAATCTGAAAGCTTATTCCGAAGTGCAGGATCCGAAAGCGATTCGTGATGACCTTAAAGCTAAGCTCAGTGGCTTGGAACTCAATGTCTATACCCAAGATCGCTTTATGTATATCTGGAAAGGAATAGACCGCGATCTTCGTAAAGTCGGTGTGAAGCTGAATTTCGATATTACATCCAGTGAAAAGGACGTGTTTGGTCAACTGCTCGCAACCAATGCCAGAAAAAACACCAAAGAATGGGATTTACTGGTGTGGGGTGATGACGATTGGTACTACAACCACCCTTGGTCTGCGTTTCTCGTCTACCGTACGCACAATTACTGGAGCACCATCTTTCCTGACAGCAAGCTGGACGGATACATCGAAGAAATGTTCAGGGAATCTGTCGGCACACCTGCTTTTGATCAGGTGACAGAGAAAATCATGAATCATGTTTATAACAGCGGATACATGCTGTTTGTACCTACACCTAACAAGGTGTTAGCGGTGAACAAGGAAGTGACATACACCCCTTACCGGATGGCCAACATGCCTCTTTGGGAAATTGAGGTTTCGCCGTCTCACTGGTCGGTTCGTTAA